A window from Prosthecochloris marina encodes these proteins:
- a CDS encoding trypsin-like serine peptidase, producing the protein MLELTQQEAEEMVFSNWIESTTDFDEEDITPRYYRTEEDLTAKAVCGGDDRIKVTTTTTMPYKAICKLYMKSPSGKKNYIGTGWLTHTNKLYTAGHCVYDRKEKGWMKSIIVVPGKSGKAEPYGRYYASAFTTTRGWKEKGIPRYDMGAIKIGSDVSHSDVLTPMLEDPVRGEICGYPADRDTGIFQYRMEDSLRKAGGQFKYMLDTYGGQSGSPLLKDRSVAVGIHNYGGCPNSASDLYQLFVNTVDQW; encoded by the coding sequence ATGTTGGAGTTAACGCAGCAAGAGGCGGAAGAGATGGTTTTCTCAAATTGGATAGAATCTACAACTGATTTTGATGAAGAAGATATTACTCCACGGTATTATCGGACCGAAGAAGATCTTACTGCTAAGGCTGTTTGCGGAGGCGATGACCGAATCAAGGTGACAACCACCACCACGATGCCTTATAAGGCCATATGTAAGCTTTATATGAAATCTCCATCCGGGAAGAAGAATTACATAGGTACAGGTTGGCTAACTCATACCAACAAACTGTATACAGCAGGCCACTGTGTATATGACCGAAAAGAAAAGGGATGGATGAAATCGATCATCGTAGTCCCTGGTAAATCCGGAAAGGCCGAACCATACGGGCGTTACTATGCAAGTGCTTTTACAACAACACGTGGTTGGAAAGAAAAAGGTATTCCACGTTACGACATGGGGGCGATAAAGATCGGTTCTGATGTGAGTCATTCTGATGTTTTAACCCCAATGCTTGAAGATCCTGTTCGTGGTGAAATATGTGGTTATCCCGCTGATAGGGATACCGGAATATTTCAATATCGCATGGAGGACTCACTAAGGAAAGCCGGGGGGCAGTTCAAGTACATGCTCGATACTTATGGTGGGCAGAGTGGCTCTCCGCTTCTTAAAGACCGAAGCGTAGCAGTTGGTATACATAATTACGGTGGATGTCCGAATAGTGCTTCGGATTTGTATCAGCTATTTGTTAACACGGTTGATCAGTGGTAA